The following coding sequences lie in one Microbacterium sp. XT11 genomic window:
- the radA gene encoding DNA repair protein RadA: MATRRPAPPAFACTECGWTTAKWVGRCGECQQWGTVQEQGAQTGIVNRVTALTPSADRAARPITQITTTDAPRRTSGVGEFDRVLGGGIVPGAAILLSGEPGVGKSTLLLEVAAQAARSGRRVLYASAEESPAQVRLRAERTGALHDELYLASETDLATILGHIDEVRPQLVIVDSVQTVASSLTDGAAGQPSQVREVAATLIRVAKERDLPIIIVGHVTKDGQVAGPRVLEHLVDVVCHFEGDRQTSLRFVRALKNRFGPTDEVGCFEMTGDGIAEVPDPSGLFLSQGATEPGTCVAIALEGRRALPVEVQALTVLSNAPNPRRVVHGLDASRVAMVLAILDRRAGIPTGNLDVYVSTVGGVRFTEPAADLAIAIAVAGSIQQNSVPRTVAAVGELSLAGEIRPVTQAAQRRSEAARLGYEQVVDDRSKTLRAALGDVRARSTSRRREGDIPPF; the protein is encoded by the coding sequence ATGGCCACTCGTCGACCCGCCCCTCCCGCCTTCGCCTGCACGGAATGCGGCTGGACGACGGCGAAGTGGGTGGGGCGCTGCGGCGAGTGTCAGCAGTGGGGCACGGTGCAGGAGCAGGGCGCTCAGACCGGCATCGTGAATCGGGTGACGGCCCTCACGCCGTCGGCCGACCGCGCGGCACGCCCGATCACGCAGATCACGACCACGGATGCTCCGCGGCGAACGAGCGGCGTCGGCGAGTTCGACCGAGTGCTCGGCGGCGGCATCGTGCCGGGGGCTGCCATCCTGCTGAGCGGTGAACCCGGCGTCGGCAAGTCGACCCTGTTGCTCGAAGTCGCCGCGCAGGCCGCACGCTCGGGGCGGCGCGTGCTGTACGCGAGCGCCGAAGAGTCGCCCGCGCAGGTGCGGCTGCGCGCCGAGCGCACGGGTGCTCTGCACGATGAGCTGTATCTCGCCAGCGAGACCGACCTCGCGACCATCCTCGGGCACATCGACGAGGTGCGCCCGCAGCTGGTGATCGTCGACTCCGTGCAGACGGTCGCTTCGTCGCTCACCGACGGAGCGGCCGGTCAGCCGAGCCAGGTGCGCGAGGTGGCGGCCACGCTCATCAGGGTGGCGAAGGAGCGCGATCTGCCGATCATCATCGTGGGTCACGTCACGAAAGACGGCCAGGTGGCCGGTCCCCGCGTGCTCGAGCACCTGGTCGACGTGGTGTGCCACTTCGAGGGCGACCGGCAGACGTCGCTGCGCTTCGTGCGCGCTCTGAAGAATCGCTTCGGCCCCACCGACGAGGTCGGATGCTTCGAGATGACGGGAGACGGCATCGCCGAGGTCCCCGATCCCTCCGGCCTGTTCCTGTCGCAGGGCGCGACCGAGCCGGGCACGTGCGTCGCGATCGCCCTGGAGGGGCGGCGTGCGCTCCCCGTCGAGGTGCAGGCGCTCACGGTGCTCTCGAACGCACCCAACCCTCGCCGCGTGGTGCACGGGCTCGACGCGTCGCGTGTGGCGATGGTGCTGGCGATCCTCGACCGGCGCGCCGGCATCCCCACCGGAAACCTCGACGTCTACGTATCGACCGTGGGCGGAGTGCGCTTCACAGAGCCGGCCGCAGACCTGGCGATCGCGATCGCGGTGGCGGGATCCATCCAGCAGAACTCCGTGCCCCGCACCGTTGCCGCCGTCGGCGAGCTGAGCCTCGCCGGCGAGATCCGGCCGGTGACCCAGGCCGCGCAGCGGCGCTCCGAGGCCGCACGGCTGGGGTACGAGCAGGTCGTCGATGACCGGTCCAAGACGCTCAGGGCTGCGCTCGGCGACGTCCGCGCCCGCAGCACGTCACGGCGCCGCGAGGGCGACATCCCGCCGTTCTGA
- a CDS encoding amino-acid N-acetyltransferase — translation MNEYTVRPARSADVIGIRNLLQPMVEKRILLGKDLAVLYGAVQEFVVAEAKGELIGCGALHVFWEDLGEVRTLMVREDWLHHGVGGAIVDRLEENARVLGLSRLFCLTFETDFFGRRGFTPIGEQIVDPDVYSQLLRSGDAGVEEFLDLAHVKPNTLGNTRMLKHLG, via the coding sequence GTGAACGAGTACACGGTCCGGCCCGCGCGCAGCGCCGACGTCATCGGCATCCGCAATCTGCTCCAGCCGATGGTCGAGAAGCGCATCCTGCTCGGCAAGGACCTGGCGGTGCTCTACGGCGCCGTGCAGGAGTTCGTCGTCGCCGAGGCGAAAGGCGAGCTCATCGGATGCGGGGCGCTGCACGTGTTCTGGGAAGACCTCGGCGAGGTGCGCACCCTGATGGTGCGCGAGGATTGGCTGCACCACGGCGTCGGCGGAGCGATCGTCGACCGCCTGGAGGAGAACGCGCGCGTGCTCGGCCTGTCGCGGCTGTTCTGCCTCACGTTCGAGACGGACTTCTTCGGCCGACGGGGATTCACGCCGATCGGCGAGCAGATCGTCGACCCCGACGTGTACTCGCAGCTGTTGCGCAGTGGTGACGCGGGTGTCGAGGAGTTCCTCGACCTCGCGCACGTCAAGCCCAACACCCTGGGGAACACCAGGATGCTCAAGCACCTCGGTTAA
- the cydB gene encoding cytochrome d ubiquinol oxidase subunit II, giving the protein MEYLWFWIVAFLFVGYFVLDGFDFGVGMSLPFLGKDEIARRQVINTIGPVWDLNETWVIVAGACLFASFPEWYATLFSGFYLPLLLILLALILRGVSFEYRHQRDSLRWKRGFDRMIVIGSVVPALLWGVAFGNIVQGVALDERHVYVGGLFSLLNPYALLVGLTTLLLFFLHGVLFVALKTDGPVHDGARRIARIAAVPTVLVAAGTVVWTIAMAAGRDAPLLWLVIAAGAVAAVFLVNAVVFSWRGLDGWAFASGIVTVLTAVVMLFAALFPYVMPSTIDDAFSLTIENASSTPYTLTIMSWTALIALPLVLAYQAWTYWVFRKRVTRRSIEGAPAHA; this is encoded by the coding sequence ATGGAGTACCTCTGGTTCTGGATCGTCGCCTTCCTCTTCGTCGGCTACTTCGTGCTCGACGGATTCGACTTCGGCGTCGGCATGTCGCTGCCGTTCCTCGGCAAGGACGAGATCGCCCGCCGCCAGGTCATCAACACCATCGGCCCCGTGTGGGACCTCAATGAGACCTGGGTCATCGTGGCAGGAGCCTGCCTGTTCGCGTCGTTCCCCGAGTGGTACGCGACCCTGTTCAGCGGGTTCTACCTGCCGCTGCTGCTGATCCTGCTCGCCCTGATCCTGCGCGGCGTCTCGTTCGAGTACCGGCACCAGCGCGACTCGCTTCGGTGGAAGCGCGGCTTCGACCGGATGATCGTGATCGGCTCCGTCGTGCCAGCCCTGCTGTGGGGCGTGGCGTTCGGGAACATCGTGCAGGGCGTCGCCCTCGACGAGCGGCACGTGTACGTCGGCGGGCTGTTCTCGCTGCTCAACCCCTACGCACTGCTCGTGGGCCTCACGACGCTGCTGCTGTTCTTCCTGCACGGCGTGCTGTTCGTGGCGCTCAAGACCGACGGGCCCGTGCACGACGGCGCTCGCCGGATCGCCCGCATCGCGGCTGTTCCGACGGTGCTCGTCGCAGCCGGGACGGTGGTCTGGACGATCGCGATGGCCGCGGGCCGCGACGCGCCGCTGCTGTGGCTCGTGATCGCCGCGGGCGCCGTCGCGGCGGTGTTCCTCGTGAACGCGGTCGTGTTCTCGTGGCGGGGGCTCGACGGCTGGGCGTTCGCGTCTGGCATCGTCACCGTGCTGACGGCGGTGGTCATGCTGTTCGCGGCGCTGTTCCCGTACGTGATGCCCTCGACGATCGACGACGCATTCAGCCTCACGATCGAGAACGCGTCGAGCACGCCATACACGCTCACGATCATGAGCTGGACGGCGCTCATCGCCCTGCCGCTCGTGCTCGCGTATCAGGCATGGACCTATTGGGTGTTCCGCAAGCGCGTCACCCGCCGGTCGATCGAGGGGGCGCCGGCGCACGCGTGA
- the cydC gene encoding thiol reductant ABC exporter subunit CydC encodes MSRRADILRLAQPPLRRFLPGLVWGVLSAGAAVSLLAVSGWLIVSASIVDNLVPLSVAVVGVRFFAVTRAVTRYLERLTGHDAALRRLAATRADMVRRLIPLSPAGLGRTDHGRVLSALVDDVENLQNLPLRVVQPLAVAGVVAVGAIAIVAVVSLPAALALAACLMVAAVSAVGLGWVFGSRAEKAVSERRAELSAALVDYLGSLDVLLAYGAEPQARQRVVRADAALRRTVTRASLAQAVSAGVVSTVAGAASVWALAAAAPGLAAGIIDGPWLAVVVLVPMVVFEVFGAVPLAAASWRSVRSSADRIVGVLPDRMPPELRSDAGADTAFTSTPDLRLRGVRARWPGGTTALDGVDLDLEPGERVLVSGSSGAGKSSLAAALVGFLRVDGEYSLGGMNAADLSGETLRRTIGLCEQSPRLFDEDVRQNLLFARDTATDAELLAVLDRVGLGEWVAERGGLDARVGDRGALVSGGQAQRIALARALLRGFPILVLDEPTAGVDPAASDRLLRDLLSAAGEQSVLLISHVAPPDGTVDRVVRLEAGRTV; translated from the coding sequence ATGAGCCGCCGCGCCGACATCCTGCGCCTCGCCCAGCCGCCGCTGCGGCGTTTCCTGCCCGGCCTCGTCTGGGGTGTGCTGTCGGCCGGTGCCGCGGTGAGCCTGCTCGCCGTCAGCGGGTGGCTGATCGTGAGCGCCTCGATCGTGGACAACCTCGTTCCCCTGTCGGTGGCGGTTGTCGGGGTGCGGTTCTTCGCGGTGACCAGAGCCGTGACCCGCTACCTGGAGCGGCTCACCGGTCATGACGCGGCCCTCCGCCGGCTGGCGGCGACGCGTGCTGACATGGTGCGGCGCCTGATCCCGCTGTCGCCGGCGGGCCTCGGACGCACGGATCACGGCCGGGTCCTCTCGGCGCTCGTCGACGACGTCGAGAACCTGCAGAATCTGCCGCTGCGTGTCGTGCAGCCGCTCGCGGTCGCCGGAGTCGTCGCGGTCGGTGCGATCGCGATCGTCGCCGTCGTGTCGCTGCCGGCTGCGCTCGCGCTCGCGGCGTGCCTGATGGTCGCGGCGGTCTCGGCGGTCGGCCTCGGCTGGGTGTTCGGCTCGAGGGCGGAGAAGGCGGTGTCTGAGCGGCGTGCCGAACTGTCGGCCGCGCTCGTCGACTACCTCGGCAGCCTCGACGTCCTGCTCGCGTACGGTGCAGAACCCCAGGCGCGGCAGCGCGTTGTGCGGGCGGATGCCGCGTTGCGCCGCACCGTGACGAGGGCGTCGCTGGCGCAGGCCGTGTCGGCGGGAGTGGTGTCTACCGTCGCCGGCGCGGCGTCGGTATGGGCGCTCGCCGCGGCAGCGCCGGGTCTGGCGGCAGGGATCATCGACGGTCCGTGGCTGGCCGTCGTCGTGCTCGTGCCGATGGTGGTCTTCGAGGTGTTTGGGGCGGTGCCCCTCGCCGCGGCGTCGTGGCGGAGCGTCCGGTCGAGCGCTGATCGTATCGTCGGTGTGCTCCCGGACCGCATGCCGCCAGAGCTGCGATCGGATGCGGGGGCCGACACGGCTTTCACATCGACGCCGGATCTGCGGCTGCGGGGCGTCCGGGCGCGGTGGCCTGGCGGCACGACCGCGCTCGACGGCGTCGACCTCGACCTCGAACCTGGAGAGCGCGTGCTCGTCTCGGGGTCGAGCGGTGCGGGCAAGAGCTCCCTCGCCGCAGCGCTGGTGGGCTTCCTTCGCGTCGACGGGGAGTACTCCCTCGGGGGCATGAATGCCGCGGACCTGTCGGGTGAGACGCTGCGGCGCACGATCGGCCTGTGCGAGCAGAGCCCGCGCCTCTTCGACGAGGACGTCAGGCAGAATCTCCTGTTCGCGCGCGACACCGCGACGGATGCCGAGCTTCTCGCCGTGCTCGATCGCGTCGGGCTGGGGGAGTGGGTCGCGGAGCGCGGTGGGCTCGATGCCCGCGTCGGCGACAGGGGGGCACTCGTCTCGGGCGGGCAGGCGCAGCGCATCGCTCTCGCCAGGGCGCTGCTGCGCGGCTTCCCCATCCTCGTGCTCGATGAGCCGACCGCGGGCGTCGACCCCGCGGCATCCGATCGCCTCCTGCGCGACTTGCTCAGCGCGGCAGGGGAGCAGTCGGTGCTGCTGATCTCGCACGTCGCGCCGCCGGACGGCACCGTCGACCGCGTGGTGCGACTGGAGGCGGGGCGTACGGTGTGA
- a CDS encoding cytochrome ubiquinol oxidase subunit I, with product MEWLDPLILSRWQFGLTTVYHYLFVPLTIGMVTVAAIFQTAWVRTAKVQYLHLTRFFGKIFLINFAMGVVTGIVQEFQFGMNWSDYSRFVGDVFGAPLAFEGLLAFFFEATFIGLWIFGWDKLPQKLHLATIWCTAIGSILSAYFIIAANAFMQNPVGYVYNPETNRAELTDFWALLTNPVALAAFPHTLFGAFMFAAGVVISVSAWHLARGQHFDTMRVSLKFGLWAMIVSTAGVVLTGDQLGLAMYAAQPMKMAAAEATFNTVCGYDASFSLFTLGTPDGSSELFSIRVPYLLSVLSTHSFDECVHGIRDLNAEYTQTYADTGITDFAPILWVTYWAFRWMIGLGMAAGLVALVGLWVTRKGAKNPPAPWMWKLAIWSFPLALGANIVGWVFTEMGRQPWLVFGLMSTRDGVSPGVTGLDVLISLIAFTAIYAALAVVEIRLIVKAAQKGPDTAEQPHEETAHVPSVVY from the coding sequence ATGGAATGGCTTGATCCGCTGATCCTGAGCCGATGGCAGTTCGGTCTCACCACCGTCTACCACTACCTGTTCGTGCCGCTGACGATCGGCATGGTCACGGTGGCGGCGATCTTCCAGACCGCGTGGGTGCGCACCGCCAAGGTGCAGTACCTCCACCTGACCCGCTTCTTCGGCAAGATCTTCCTCATCAACTTCGCCATGGGCGTCGTCACCGGCATCGTGCAGGAGTTCCAGTTCGGCATGAACTGGTCGGACTACTCCCGCTTCGTCGGCGATGTCTTCGGCGCTCCGCTGGCGTTCGAGGGGCTGCTGGCGTTCTTCTTCGAGGCCACCTTCATCGGCCTGTGGATCTTCGGCTGGGACAAGCTTCCGCAGAAGCTGCACCTGGCGACCATCTGGTGCACCGCGATCGGCAGCATCCTGTCGGCGTACTTCATCATCGCGGCCAACGCCTTCATGCAGAACCCGGTGGGGTACGTCTACAACCCCGAGACGAACCGCGCGGAGCTCACCGACTTCTGGGCGCTGCTGACGAACCCGGTCGCCCTCGCCGCGTTCCCGCACACCCTGTTCGGCGCCTTCATGTTCGCCGCCGGTGTCGTGATCTCGGTGTCCGCATGGCACCTCGCTCGCGGTCAGCACTTCGACACGATGCGCGTCTCGCTGAAGTTCGGCCTGTGGGCCATGATCGTCTCGACCGCCGGCGTCGTGCTCACCGGCGACCAGCTGGGCCTCGCGATGTACGCCGCGCAGCCGATGAAGATGGCCGCGGCCGAGGCGACGTTCAACACCGTCTGCGGGTACGACGCATCGTTCAGCCTGTTCACGCTCGGCACGCCCGACGGCAGCTCGGAGCTCTTCTCCATCCGCGTGCCGTACCTGCTGTCGGTGCTGTCGACCCACTCGTTCGACGAGTGCGTGCACGGCATCCGCGATCTCAACGCAGAGTATACGCAGACCTACGCCGACACCGGCATCACGGACTTCGCGCCCATCCTGTGGGTCACGTACTGGGCCTTCCGCTGGATGATCGGACTCGGCATGGCCGCGGGGCTCGTCGCGCTCGTCGGCCTGTGGGTCACCCGCAAGGGCGCCAAGAACCCGCCGGCGCCGTGGATGTGGAAGCTCGCCATCTGGTCGTTCCCGCTGGCGCTCGGCGCGAACATCGTCGGCTGGGTGTTCACCGAGATGGGACGGCAGCCCTGGCTCGTGTTCGGACTCATGAGCACGAGAGACGGCGTATCGCCCGGCGTCACGGGGCTCGACGTGCTGATCTCGCTCATCGCGTTCACCGCGATCTACGCGGCCCTCGCCGTCGTCGAGATCCGGCTCATCGTGAAGGCCGCGCAGAAGGGGCCCGACACCGCCGAGCAGCCGCACGAGGAGACGGCCCACGTGCCGTCGGTCGTGTACTGA
- a CDS encoding dehydrogenase, with protein MAAKKAKPAKKKPAPEDFRSEALAQALEKQDVAAVALALRHGTTIVPLIKPGARDNPLDSGEVWTYRDPNTGDLALLLFSDARNKPANLPPGVGIYTADWLRKFLAAHPITTVFLDIAGPHPMQASPEELLKALDA; from the coding sequence ATGGCAGCGAAGAAGGCGAAGCCCGCCAAGAAGAAGCCGGCTCCCGAGGACTTCCGCTCCGAGGCGCTTGCGCAGGCGCTCGAGAAGCAGGACGTCGCAGCCGTCGCGCTGGCGCTGCGTCACGGCACCACCATCGTGCCGCTCATCAAGCCCGGTGCGCGTGACAACCCGCTCGACAGCGGCGAGGTGTGGACCTACCGCGACCCGAACACGGGCGACCTCGCTCTTCTGCTATTCAGCGACGCGAGGAACAAGCCGGCGAACCTGCCTCCCGGCGTCGGCATCTACACGGCGGATTGGCTGCGGAAGTTCCTCGCAGCGCATCCCATCACCACGGTCTTCCTCGACATCGCAGGACCGCATCCCATGCAGGCATCGCCCGAGGAACTGCTGAAGGCACTCGACGCCTGA
- the cydD gene encoding thiol reductant ABC exporter subunit CydD, whose amino-acid sequence MKPVDPRLLRYAGAARGFLAASAVIGVVQTGVTIAFAWLLTDAVTGALAGRNVTASLLWLLATAGVRGVLIAASDAAGSRAAAKTGAQLRAALIAAVAKLGPGWLAQRSAAGLAVTAGHGLEALDAYFARYIPQLVLTVIATPVLLAVMWWADWPSGLTALITLPLIPLFLVLIGMATRTVQRRQWQTLQRLAVRFADTVQGLATLRLFGREHRAADRIEQTADEYRRETMKVLRFSFLSGFAMELLASLAVALIAVSIGFRLLSGDLSLDVGLFVLLLAPEAFLPIRQVGVQFHAAAEGVAATEDVFEVLDAAAAAPAGPAGAAVPGAAGVEARRAGAAGAAGVLAVSGLRVRDLPPVTFTAEPGTVTLIEGPSGVGKSSLLAALRGASPFDGTAVFAGRDVRGLRPVDWLAWAGQTPQLSRGTIAENVALGDPAPDADGIRSALADACAETLDPAAELGVQGSGLSGGQAQRVAVARALYRQARHPHAVLALDEPSSALDADTEARLWATLRRRADAGATVLLVSHRRSAREIADRIVALGVSA is encoded by the coding sequence GTGAAACCCGTCGATCCGAGACTGCTGCGCTACGCGGGTGCCGCGAGGGGGTTCCTCGCGGCATCCGCCGTGATCGGCGTGGTGCAGACCGGCGTCACGATCGCGTTCGCGTGGCTGCTGACGGATGCCGTGACCGGCGCGCTCGCCGGGCGCAACGTCACGGCATCGCTGCTGTGGCTGCTCGCGACCGCGGGAGTGCGCGGGGTGCTCATCGCGGCCTCGGATGCCGCGGGGTCGAGGGCCGCCGCGAAGACCGGCGCGCAGCTGCGGGCCGCCCTCATCGCCGCCGTCGCGAAGCTCGGCCCCGGATGGCTCGCGCAGCGCAGCGCCGCGGGCCTCGCCGTCACGGCAGGTCACGGACTCGAGGCGCTCGACGCGTACTTCGCGCGGTACATCCCACAGCTCGTGCTCACGGTGATCGCGACGCCCGTGCTGCTCGCGGTGATGTGGTGGGCGGACTGGCCGAGCGGCCTCACGGCCCTCATCACGCTGCCGCTCATCCCGCTCTTCCTCGTGCTCATCGGCATGGCGACCCGCACGGTGCAGCGGCGACAGTGGCAGACGCTGCAGCGGCTGGCCGTGCGCTTCGCCGACACGGTGCAGGGGCTCGCGACGCTGCGGCTCTTCGGGCGGGAGCACCGCGCTGCCGACCGCATCGAGCAGACGGCCGACGAGTACCGCCGCGAGACGATGAAGGTGCTGCGGTTCTCGTTCCTCTCCGGATTCGCGATGGAGCTACTTGCCTCGCTCGCCGTGGCGCTCATCGCCGTGTCGATCGGTTTCCGGTTGCTCTCGGGCGATCTGTCGCTCGATGTGGGGCTGTTCGTGCTGCTGCTGGCGCCCGAGGCGTTCCTGCCGATCCGGCAGGTTGGCGTGCAGTTCCACGCGGCTGCCGAGGGCGTCGCGGCTACGGAGGACGTGTTCGAGGTGCTGGACGCCGCCGCGGCGGCTCCGGCGGGTCCGGCGGGCGCGGCGGTGCCCGGGGCGGCGGGTGTCGAGGCGCGCCGCGCCGGAGCGGCGGGAGCGGCCGGGGTGCTCGCGGTGTCGGGACTGCGGGTGCGCGACCTCCCTCCGGTCACGTTCACGGCCGAACCGGGGACGGTCACGCTGATCGAGGGTCCGAGCGGCGTGGGGAAGTCCAGCCTGCTCGCGGCGCTGCGCGGCGCCTCGCCGTTCGACGGGACGGCGGTCTTTGCCGGTCGCGACGTACGCGGGCTCCGTCCGGTCGACTGGCTCGCCTGGGCAGGACAGACGCCGCAACTGAGCCGGGGGACGATCGCCGAGAACGTCGCCCTCGGTGATCCGGCGCCCGACGCCGACGGCATCCGTTCTGCCCTCGCGGACGCGTGCGCGGAGACACTCGACCCCGCGGCGGAGCTCGGGGTGCAGGGGAGCGGCCTCTCCGGCGGCCAGGCGCAGCGCGTCGCCGTCGCCCGCGCACTCTACCGGCAGGCACGGCATCCGCATGCCGTGCTGGCGCTGGACGAGCCGTCGAGCGCTCTCGACGCCGACACCGAGGCGCGCCTGTGGGCGACGCTGCGGAGACGGGCGGATGCCGGGGCGACCGTGCTGCTCGTCTCGCATCGCAGGTCGGCGCGAGAGATCGCGGACCGCATCGTGGCACTGGGGGTGAGCGCATGA
- a CDS encoding helix-turn-helix domain-containing protein, translating into MASAGPVCGPISSFSRVRILHRLFAASHAPTRSELTIAELCDATGLHANTVREHLQRLIDGGYVVAQTERRTTRGRPRTLYRAVTGAPGASSPVARDKAKAAAERGDLLRRMLPDAASDLGREADAQLDALIEHLEESGFEPVVDDELLTVELTPCPHAAAHPEDRPLLCQVHLGLMQGVLAEAGGPLTAECVRGAQAECTVQLGDVRGVTYGMA; encoded by the coding sequence ATGGCCAGCGCCGGGCCCGTCTGCGGGCCGATCTCGAGCTTCTCGCGGGTGCGGATTCTGCACCGGCTCTTCGCAGCGAGCCATGCGCCGACGCGGTCCGAGCTCACGATCGCCGAGCTCTGCGATGCGACAGGTCTGCATGCCAACACGGTCCGCGAGCACCTGCAGAGGCTCATCGACGGCGGCTACGTCGTCGCGCAGACCGAACGCCGCACCACTCGCGGACGCCCGCGCACGCTGTACCGGGCGGTGACCGGCGCTCCCGGAGCCTCGAGCCCCGTCGCACGCGACAAGGCGAAGGCGGCGGCGGAGCGGGGCGACCTGCTTCGGCGGATGCTGCCAGACGCGGCATCCGATCTCGGCCGCGAGGCCGACGCCCAACTCGACGCACTCATCGAACACCTGGAGGAGAGCGGTTTCGAGCCCGTCGTCGACGACGAGCTCCTGACCGTCGAGCTCACTCCCTGCCCGCACGCGGCGGCCCACCCGGAGGACCGACCGCTGCTCTGCCAGGTCCATCTCGGCCTGATGCAGGGTGTGCTCGCCGAGGCCGGAGGACCGCTCACCGCCGAGTGCGTCCGCGGCGCGCAGGCCGAGTGCACGGTTCAGCTGGGTGATGTTCGAGGAGTGACGTATGGAATGGCTTGA